The following coding sequences are from one Arthrobacter sp. 24S4-2 window:
- a CDS encoding glutamate--cysteine ligase: protein MKIDFASSRQSTLGVEWELALVNAQTGELASVANEVLRGVAAKHPELNEDDEHPHIKQELLLNTVELVTGICETVAQAKADLNSSLAAVREVTDPMGVEVFCAGSHPFSPPQLQPVTDKARYAKLIDRTQWWGRQMVIYGVHVHVGLDSRDKVLPVLDGLVNYFPHFQALSASSPFWGGEDTGYASHRALMFQQLPTAGLPFQFSTWAEYESYVQDMFTTGVIDTLSEIRWDIRPVPNLGTIEMRICDGLATLEEVGAIAALTQCLVDEFSTILDNGGTIPTMQPWHVQENKWRAARYGLEAIIILDAKGNEQLVTEHLLETLNRLEPVAAKLGCSDELADVEKIIRRGAGYQRQRRVAAEHGGDLRAVVLDLVKQMRNGPTA, encoded by the coding sequence ATGAAGATTGATTTCGCTTCATCCAGGCAATCAACTCTTGGTGTGGAATGGGAGCTGGCCCTGGTCAATGCCCAGACCGGTGAACTCGCCTCCGTGGCCAACGAGGTACTGCGCGGCGTGGCCGCCAAACATCCGGAGCTCAACGAGGACGACGAGCACCCCCACATCAAGCAGGAACTCCTGCTGAACACCGTGGAACTCGTCACCGGCATCTGTGAAACCGTGGCCCAGGCCAAGGCCGATCTCAACAGTTCACTCGCTGCCGTGCGGGAAGTCACCGATCCCATGGGGGTTGAGGTCTTCTGCGCCGGCAGCCACCCTTTCAGCCCTCCGCAGCTGCAGCCTGTCACGGACAAGGCCCGCTACGCCAAGCTCATTGACCGCACCCAGTGGTGGGGCCGCCAGATGGTGATCTACGGCGTCCACGTCCATGTGGGCCTGGACAGCCGCGACAAGGTCCTGCCGGTGCTCGACGGCCTGGTGAACTACTTCCCGCACTTCCAGGCCCTGTCCGCGTCCAGCCCGTTCTGGGGCGGAGAGGACACCGGCTACGCGTCACACCGTGCCCTCATGTTCCAGCAGCTGCCCACCGCGGGGCTGCCGTTCCAGTTCTCCACCTGGGCAGAGTACGAGTCCTACGTCCAGGACATGTTCACCACCGGAGTGATCGACACCCTCTCGGAAATCCGCTGGGACATCCGCCCGGTCCCGAACCTCGGCACCATCGAGATGCGGATCTGCGACGGCCTGGCCACGCTGGAGGAGGTTGGCGCGATTGCCGCGCTGACGCAGTGCCTGGTGGACGAATTCTCCACCATCCTGGACAACGGCGGCACCATTCCCACCATGCAACCCTGGCACGTCCAGGAGAACAAATGGCGGGCGGCCCGTTACGGCCTCGAGGCGATCATCATCCTCGATGCCAAGGGCAACGAGCAGCTGGTCACCGAGCACCTGCTCGAAACCCTGAACCGGCTCGAGCCTGTGGCCGCGAAACTCGGCTGCTCCGATGAGCTTGCCGACGTCGAAAAGATCATCCGCCGCGGAGCCGGATACCAGCGGCAGCGCCGGGTGGCGGCCGAACACGGCGGCGACCTCCGGGCAGTGGTGCTGGACCTGGTCAAGCAGATGCGCAACGGCCCAACCGCCTGA
- the rimI gene encoding ribosomal protein S18-alanine N-acetyltransferase, protein MSASDIPAVHALECRLFPVDAWPLQMFHDELAQAETRHYLVAELDGGIVGYAGLMCIEPIADVQTIAVIPECEGRGIGSALLTRLITESRRRRAADVLLEVRADNPRAQELYRRFGFEQIHVRPRYYRDGVDALIMRLQLQNAGPPPAPEGTGATTDHVPSMEADTP, encoded by the coding sequence ATGAGCGCGTCGGACATCCCTGCCGTGCATGCCCTGGAATGCCGGCTGTTCCCCGTGGACGCCTGGCCGCTGCAGATGTTCCATGACGAACTCGCGCAGGCGGAGACCCGCCACTACCTCGTGGCTGAACTCGACGGCGGGATCGTGGGCTACGCCGGCCTGATGTGCATTGAACCCATCGCCGACGTGCAGACCATTGCAGTCATACCCGAGTGCGAGGGCCGCGGCATCGGCTCGGCACTGCTGACCCGGCTCATTACCGAAAGCCGGCGGCGCCGGGCGGCGGACGTGCTGCTGGAAGTCCGGGCGGACAACCCCCGTGCGCAGGAGCTCTACCGCAGGTTCGGGTTCGAGCAGATCCACGTCCGCCCCCGGTATTACCGCGACGGCGTAGACGCCCTGATCATGAGGCTCCAGCTGCAGAACGCCGGCCCGCCACCCGCGCCGGAGGGCACCGGGGCGACAACTGACCACGTGCCGTCGATGGAGGCAGACACACCATGA
- the tsaB gene encoding tRNA (adenosine(37)-N6)-threonylcarbamoyltransferase complex dimerization subunit type 1 TsaB: protein MLILAIDTSAVASAALVSDDALEGVLASFSTEDTRSHAEVLAPGIGAMFADAGVSGADIDAIVVGVGPGPFTGLRSGIATARTLSFVWGKPLYGVMSLDAMALEVAESTAAAAEFLVATDARRKEVYWARYALADGQLPRLLDGPHVGFAADLPDLPAYGAGAGLYSDVLRADPDFSSEQPDALYLGQFALARLAAGEKLLDSTPLYLRESDAQVPGPRKRAL, encoded by the coding sequence ATGCTCATCCTTGCCATCGACACGTCAGCCGTGGCCAGTGCCGCATTGGTCTCGGACGATGCGCTGGAGGGAGTGCTCGCGAGCTTCTCCACCGAGGACACCCGCAGCCACGCGGAAGTGCTGGCCCCGGGCATCGGCGCCATGTTCGCCGACGCGGGGGTTTCCGGGGCGGACATCGACGCCATCGTGGTGGGTGTGGGCCCGGGTCCGTTTACCGGCCTGCGTTCCGGGATAGCCACCGCACGGACGCTGTCCTTCGTGTGGGGCAAACCCCTTTACGGTGTCATGAGCCTGGACGCCATGGCGCTGGAAGTGGCAGAATCCACCGCCGCCGCAGCGGAATTCCTTGTGGCCACGGACGCGCGGCGCAAAGAGGTGTACTGGGCCCGCTATGCACTCGCGGATGGCCAGCTGCCCCGGCTGCTGGATGGGCCGCACGTGGGCTTCGCTGCCGACCTTCCGGACCTGCCGGCCTACGGGGCGGGTGCGGGACTCTACAGCGATGTCCTGCGAGCCGATCCGGACTTCAGCTCCGAGCAGCCCGATGCCCTGTACCTGGGCCAGTTCGCGCTGGCCAGGCTTGCCGCGGGGGAGAAGCTGCTGGACTCCACGCCGCTTTACCTCCGCGAATCCGATGCACAGGTGCCCGGCCCCAGGAAGCGTGCGCTGTGA
- the tsaE gene encoding tRNA (adenosine(37)-N6)-threonylcarbamoyltransferase complex ATPase subunit type 1 TsaE gives MSAPHWELSLTVQTAVETHALAAALGAVLEAGDLVILTGELGAGKTTFTQGLGEGLGVRAGIISPTFVLVRIHPNLPDGPRPGGPDLVHVDAYRLESAAEIDDIDLENTMDITVTVVEWGRGRVEHLSDSVLDVELHRPLGGLAPDGPTPGAQDGVMDFDTNDDDEPRNVVIRGYGPRWAEQAVLPAALKGNS, from the coding sequence ATGAGCGCCCCGCACTGGGAACTGTCCCTGACGGTGCAGACCGCCGTCGAAACCCACGCCCTGGCCGCCGCCCTCGGGGCCGTTCTCGAGGCAGGCGACCTTGTTATCCTCACGGGCGAACTCGGGGCCGGCAAAACCACATTCACCCAGGGACTCGGCGAGGGCCTCGGTGTGCGGGCCGGGATCATTTCCCCCACGTTCGTCCTGGTCCGCATCCATCCCAACCTGCCTGACGGGCCGCGTCCCGGCGGCCCGGACCTGGTGCACGTCGATGCCTACCGGCTGGAAAGTGCGGCGGAAATCGACGACATCGACCTCGAAAACACCATGGACATCACCGTGACGGTGGTGGAGTGGGGCCGCGGACGGGTGGAACACCTGAGCGACAGCGTGCTCGACGTCGAACTGCACCGGCCGCTCGGCGGCCTGGCGCCGGACGGACCCACACCGGGGGCCCAGGACGGCGTGATGGACTTCGACACGAACGACGACGACGAGCCCCGGAACGTGGTTATCCGCGGCTACGGCCCGCGCTGGGCCGAGCAGGCCGTGCTGCCTGCCGCCTTGAAAGGGAACTCCTGA
- the alr gene encoding alanine racemase, producing MTYPAATGDSRPVPDAAPGPANERSAVIDLDAIRHNVRHLAAVASPAKVMAVVKADAYGHGAVPVARAALEAGARWLGVAHISEALALRTAGIEAPLLAWLHTPESNFGAAVAAGIDIGCSGWELGKIVVAAREQERPARVHLKVDTGLGRNGATLDAWDSLVGEAMEYQDEGLLRVVGIFSHLAVADEPHRPETDEQLAAFREVLAIAEDAGVDPEVRHLANTPATLSRPDTHFDLVRVGLGIYGLSPFEGQSPAELGLRPAMTVRTMVSHCKDVPAGQGVSYGLNYRTAGPSTLGLIPLGYADGVPRVATGGPVRVEDRNYPVVGRIAMDQMVIDLGPRGVASGGASVLGAEAVLFGDGADGGPTADDWARAAGTNNYEIVTRISPRVPRRYINEAFVSGQGGAT from the coding sequence GTGACTTACCCAGCAGCAACCGGTGACTCCCGGCCCGTCCCGGACGCAGCACCGGGCCCCGCCAACGAACGCTCCGCAGTGATCGACCTCGACGCCATCCGGCACAACGTCCGCCACCTTGCGGCCGTCGCTTCGCCGGCCAAGGTCATGGCCGTGGTCAAGGCGGACGCCTACGGCCACGGCGCCGTTCCGGTGGCACGGGCGGCGCTCGAGGCCGGGGCGCGCTGGCTGGGCGTGGCCCATATCTCCGAGGCGCTTGCCCTGCGCACGGCCGGAATCGAGGCGCCGCTGCTGGCCTGGCTGCATACGCCGGAGAGCAACTTCGGCGCCGCCGTTGCCGCGGGAATCGACATCGGCTGCTCCGGCTGGGAGCTCGGGAAGATCGTCGTTGCGGCCCGCGAACAGGAACGACCGGCGCGGGTGCACTTGAAAGTGGACACCGGCCTGGGCCGCAACGGGGCGACCCTGGATGCCTGGGACAGCCTCGTGGGTGAAGCGATGGAGTACCAGGACGAAGGGCTGCTGCGGGTGGTGGGCATTTTTTCCCACCTTGCCGTGGCGGACGAGCCGCACCGCCCCGAGACGGACGAGCAGCTCGCGGCCTTCCGCGAGGTTCTGGCCATCGCCGAGGACGCCGGGGTGGACCCGGAAGTCCGGCACCTGGCCAACACGCCCGCCACGCTTTCGCGCCCGGACACACACTTCGACCTGGTCCGGGTGGGGCTGGGCATCTACGGGCTTTCACCCTTCGAAGGCCAGTCGCCGGCCGAGCTGGGTCTCCGCCCGGCCATGACGGTTCGCACCATGGTGTCGCACTGCAAGGATGTCCCTGCCGGCCAGGGTGTCTCCTACGGGCTCAACTACCGCACCGCCGGCCCCAGCACCCTTGGGCTGATTCCGCTGGGCTACGCCGACGGCGTGCCGCGGGTGGCCACGGGAGGCCCCGTACGGGTGGAGGACCGGAACTACCCCGTGGTGGGCAGGATCGCCATGGACCAGATGGTGATCGACCTCGGGCCCCGCGGCGTGGCATCCGGCGGAGCCAGCGTGCTGGGTGCCGAAGCGGTCCTGTTCGGCGACGGCGCCGACGGCGGCCCGACGGCGGACGACTGGGCCCGCGCGGCCGGCACCAACAACTATGAGATCGTGACCCGGATCAGCCCGCGCGTGCCGCGCCGCTACATCAACGAGGCCTTCGTCAGCGGGCAGGGTGGCGCCACATGA
- a CDS encoding carbohydrate kinase family protein, which yields MDAIPERRFDPLAAVRTPSDGSFDLLLTGTVFQDIIFTGLPHAPEPGTEIWSDGMGSCPGGVANQAIAAARLGLRTGLAAAFGDDGYGDYNWKILAAQEHVDLSLSKRIPGWHSPVTVSLSVQHDRSMVTHGHPAPVSSSELIGSPPTALAAVADLEEELAPWAVTAHSSGVKLFGDVGWDATGKWSSTRLDNLRFFHAFMPNQREAMAFTGRDTPWAALYALADRVPVAVVTLGPQGAMAVDSETGEEEWVPSLPVTAFDPTGAGDCFGAAFIVGSLARWPLADRLRFANLCASLAVQEVGGSLAAPGWGDIADWWKRANARPERQSSQWLRRFSFLEDIVRDVPSQALRRATATIAHLSDA from the coding sequence ATGGACGCGATACCGGAGCGCCGCTTTGACCCGCTCGCTGCCGTCCGCACCCCGTCGGACGGCAGTTTCGATCTGCTCCTGACCGGGACAGTCTTCCAGGACATCATCTTCACCGGCCTGCCCCACGCCCCCGAACCCGGCACGGAAATCTGGAGCGACGGCATGGGCAGCTGCCCCGGCGGGGTGGCCAACCAGGCCATCGCGGCGGCGCGCCTGGGACTCCGCACCGGGCTTGCAGCCGCCTTTGGCGACGACGGTTACGGGGACTACAACTGGAAAATCCTGGCTGCCCAGGAACACGTGGACCTGTCCCTTTCCAAACGCATCCCCGGGTGGCACTCGCCCGTGACGGTGTCCCTCAGCGTCCAGCACGACCGCTCCATGGTGACCCACGGCCATCCTGCACCGGTCAGTTCCTCGGAACTGATCGGCTCGCCGCCGACGGCGCTCGCCGCCGTCGCCGACCTGGAGGAGGAGCTCGCTCCGTGGGCGGTGACGGCGCACAGTTCCGGCGTCAAGCTCTTTGGCGACGTCGGCTGGGATGCCACTGGCAAGTGGTCCTCAACCAGGTTGGACAACCTCCGGTTCTTCCACGCCTTCATGCCCAACCAGCGCGAAGCCATGGCCTTCACCGGCAGGGACACACCCTGGGCGGCACTGTATGCGCTCGCCGACCGGGTTCCCGTGGCGGTGGTGACCCTCGGGCCGCAGGGCGCCATGGCCGTGGACTCGGAAACGGGCGAGGAGGAGTGGGTACCCTCCCTGCCGGTCACCGCCTTTGACCCCACCGGAGCCGGCGACTGCTTCGGCGCCGCTTTCATTGTGGGCAGCCTGGCCCGGTGGCCGCTGGCGGACCGGCTCCGGTTCGCGAACCTGTGCGCGTCCCTGGCGGTCCAGGAAGTGGGCGGGTCCCTCGCGGCGCCGGGCTGGGGCGACATCGCCGACTGGTGGAAGCGGGCCAATGCCAGGCCTGAACGGCAAAGCAGCCAGTGGCTGCGGCGCTTCAGCTTCCTGGAGGACATTGTCCGTGACGTTCCGTCGCAGGCGCTGCGCCGGGCCACCGCCACCATCGCCCACCTTTCTGACGCCTAG
- a CDS encoding 6-phospho-beta-glucosidase — protein sequence MRLMIAGGGGFRVPLVYRALSTGTFAGLVRELVLFDVDPLRLAAINAVLSALGSSLGGRGPAVRTTASLAEGLEGTDMVFAAIRPGGTAGRTADERVALDLGLLGQETTGAGGISYALRSIPGMLELAHEMRRRCPDAWLVNFTNPAGMVTEALVPVLGKQVIGICDSAGALAHRAARAAGAPLPDGRLDGVGYYGLNHLGWLYRLESGGRDLLPGLLADAQALSGFEEGRLFPQPFLQSLGCLPNEYLYYYYDTARAVGAIRATLQTRGESIHEQQSELYPALAAAGSGAYELWDAARRSREEGYLAEARANGEQRDEEDLAGGGYERVALGVMRALSVDFQSGRGGTELILNTPNAGAIPGLPADAVVEVPCVVTPDGAVALPQDRPGDAQLALMQRVKEVERLTVSAVVEGNRDHARRAFARHPLIDSDKLAVELLAGYEAAFPALRLLWGGED from the coding sequence ATGCGGCTCATGATTGCCGGCGGCGGCGGGTTCCGCGTCCCGCTGGTCTACCGGGCGCTCTCCACCGGCACGTTCGCCGGGCTGGTGCGGGAGCTCGTCCTGTTCGACGTCGATCCCCTGCGGCTCGCCGCGATCAATGCCGTCCTGTCAGCTCTGGGATCTTCCCTCGGCGGCCGAGGCCCCGCGGTTCGAACCACCGCGTCCCTGGCCGAGGGCCTCGAAGGTACGGACATGGTGTTCGCGGCCATCCGGCCGGGCGGAACAGCGGGACGGACCGCCGACGAACGCGTCGCGCTGGACCTTGGCCTGCTCGGGCAGGAGACCACCGGCGCCGGCGGCATCTCCTACGCCTTGCGCTCCATCCCCGGGATGCTGGAACTGGCCCACGAAATGAGGCGGCGATGCCCGGACGCCTGGCTGGTCAACTTCACCAACCCGGCCGGAATGGTCACCGAGGCGTTGGTGCCCGTGCTGGGCAAACAGGTGATCGGCATCTGCGACTCGGCCGGCGCTTTGGCGCACCGCGCGGCTCGGGCGGCGGGCGCGCCGCTGCCGGACGGAAGGCTCGACGGCGTGGGCTACTACGGGCTCAACCACCTGGGCTGGCTGTACCGGCTGGAGTCCGGCGGCAGGGATCTGCTGCCCGGGCTTTTGGCGGACGCCCAGGCGCTGTCCGGCTTCGAGGAGGGACGCCTCTTTCCGCAGCCGTTCCTGCAGTCCCTGGGGTGCCTGCCCAACGAGTACCTGTACTACTACTACGACACAGCCCGGGCCGTAGGCGCCATCCGCGCAACGCTGCAGACCCGCGGCGAATCCATCCATGAGCAGCAGTCGGAGCTGTACCCCGCCCTCGCCGCGGCCGGGTCCGGTGCCTACGAACTGTGGGACGCCGCCCGCCGCTCCCGGGAAGAGGGATACCTGGCCGAGGCCCGCGCCAACGGCGAACAGCGGGACGAAGAGGACCTTGCCGGCGGCGGGTACGAACGGGTTGCCCTCGGGGTGATGCGCGCCCTGTCCGTGGACTTCCAGTCCGGGCGCGGGGGCACCGAGCTCATCCTGAATACCCCCAACGCCGGCGCGATTCCCGGCCTGCCGGCGGACGCCGTCGTCGAGGTTCCCTGTGTGGTGACTCCCGACGGCGCGGTGGCGCTGCCGCAGGACCGTCCGGGCGACGCACAGCTGGCCCTCATGCAGCGGGTCAAGGAGGTGGAGCGCCTGACCGTGTCGGCCGTGGTGGAGGGGAACAGGGACCACGCCCGCCGGGCTTTCGCCCGCCATCCACTCATCGACTCTGACAAGCTCGCCGTCGAGCTGCTGGCGGGGTACGAGGCGGCGTTTCCCGCGCTCAGGCTGCTCTGGGGCGGCGAGGATTAG
- a CDS encoding GNAT family N-acetyltransferase has protein sequence MSATADPTAGSDTPAAGFEIRPAIEADWPGMWAILEPVIRAGDTFTWDRDTAEDEARVRWFKDSPGQAFVAVRDDAVLGTGELHANQGGGGSHVANAGYMVHPDHGGKGLAKALCAYSLDAARAAGFRAMQFNAVVESNVRAVAAWQAMGFEIVGTVPEAFHHPALGYVGLHVMYRKL, from the coding sequence GTGAGCGCAACCGCAGACCCAACCGCAGGATCAGACACTCCCGCCGCCGGGTTCGAAATCCGCCCCGCCATCGAAGCTGATTGGCCCGGCATGTGGGCCATCCTGGAACCCGTGATCAGGGCCGGGGACACCTTCACCTGGGACCGTGACACCGCGGAGGACGAGGCGCGCGTCCGGTGGTTCAAGGACTCTCCGGGCCAGGCGTTCGTGGCCGTCCGGGACGATGCAGTGCTGGGGACAGGGGAGCTGCACGCCAACCAGGGCGGCGGAGGGAGCCATGTTGCCAACGCCGGGTACATGGTCCACCCGGACCACGGCGGCAAGGGGCTGGCCAAAGCGCTTTGTGCCTACTCGCTGGACGCGGCCCGGGCGGCGGGGTTCCGTGCCATGCAGTTCAACGCCGTGGTGGAAAGCAACGTCCGCGCGGTGGCCGCATGGCAGGCCATGGGCTTCGAAATCGTGGGGACGGTTCCGGAGGCCTTCCACCACCCGGCGCTCGGGTACGTGGGCCTGCACGTGATGTACCGGAAGCTTTAG